The following proteins are co-located in the Solea solea chromosome 21, fSolSol10.1, whole genome shotgun sequence genome:
- the st6galnac gene encoding alpha-N-acetylgalactosaminide alpha-2,6-sialyltransferase 2, with amino-acid sequence MAPTLESQTPMTKTQRAPAENEVPSVSKATSKSGKESRTLQRGPTDPPFIGDTYTSEDIPPQTNCPDGIRGHVAETEFGGRFLKHIPVLQWAKHVSPEQHQRLSKYAGAHGWGGLDYATLVETLSVLNFSVNRQMFDDWKNRSDASSCIHCAVVGNGGILKYSKKGQEIDSHHYVFRTNGAITQGFEQDVGSRTTHYTFSTNTLMNSLNSYAGVGYRRPPHSEETRYVFLPDHDRDYLLMKAAATHTRVERGRERNRDPTTLFGTDVSAEKLKMYHPDFIRYLRNRFLRSNTLKTSHKNIYRPSTGAVMLLAALHTCDQVSAYGFMTPDYMNYSDHYYDSSYHAVAFYSNHDLRLEMSLWQQLHRAGLIRLFMHQ; translated from the exons ATGGCTCCAACTCTTGAGTCTCAAACACCTATGACAAAGACACAGCGAGCACCAGCAGAGAACGAAGTGCCGTCTGTCTCCAAGGCCACGTCCAAGTCGGGCAAAGAGAGCAGGACCCTGCAGCGTGGACCCACAGATCCTCCGTTCATCGGAGACACTTACACGAGTGAGGACATCCCACCACAAACG AACTGCCCTGATGGGATCCGAGGTCATGTTGCAGAGACGGAATTCGGTGGACGGTTTCTGAAACATATCCCTGTCCTACAGTGGGCCAAACATGTGAGTCCTGAACAACATCAGCGTCTGAGCAAGTACGCAGGAGCACATGGCTGGGGAGGCCTCGATTACGCAA ctCTGGTGGAGACGCTGTCCGTCCTCAACTTCTCTGTGAACCGGCAGATGTTCGACGACTGGAAGAATCGCAGTGACGCGTCCTCATGTATCCACTGTGCTGTCGTAGGGAACGGAGGAATCCTGAAGTATTCAAAGAAAGGGCAGGAGATTGACAGCCATCACTACGTCTTCAG aaCTAACGGGGCGATCACTCAGGGCTTTGAGCAGGACGTGGGCTCTCGGACCACGCACTACACTTTCTCCACCAACACATTAATGAACTCCCTGAACAGCTATGCGGGCGTCGGCTACAGAAGACCGCCCCACTCTGAG GAAACACGCTACGTCTTTCTGCCCGACCACGACCGCGACTACCTGCTCATGAAAGCTGCGGCGACGCACACTCGAGTGGAACGAGGGCGTGAGcgaaacagaga CCCCACAACACTCTTTGGAACAGATGTGTCCGCTGAGAAGCTAAAGATGTACCACCCAGATTTTATCCGTTACCTCAGAAACAG ATTCCTCCGATCAAACACTCTGAAAACCAGCCACAAGAACATTTATCGCCCGTCCACTGGCGCTGTGATGCTGCTGGCTGCTCTGCACACATGTGACCAG GTGAGCGCATACGGCTTCATGACTCCAGACTACATGAACTACTCGGATCATTACTATGACAGCAGCTACCACGCTGTGGCCTTCTACAGCAACCACGACCTGCGCCTGGAGATGAGCCTGTGGCAGCAGCTGCACCGAGCCGGACTCATACGACTCTTCATGCACCAGTGA
- the aatkb gene encoding LOW QUALITY PROTEIN: serine/threonine-protein kinase LMTK1 (The sequence of the model RefSeq protein was modified relative to this genomic sequence to represent the inferred CDS: inserted 3 bases in 2 codons; deleted 1 base in 1 codon): MKVMKMLLLLFLVSSAVFSCCLALSSHFSADGAALSELSWTSSLAAVSISFSALFTLVFLMLACVCCRKNKVRFKEFKNVDGDDFHGDTRLASPTSQGSPDVYILPLTEVSLPVAKQPVRAVQLLKSAEICRHNLLYLRDIASSFPLLEQFSAGDGFHSESGDDVLTVTETSNGLNFEYKWEQARAEQDSSSGLGHCQEGFYPLGXAMLLGGCSLQSLSHGVSPSYYHTEHLHAPGVLPVLSAHSPSVSSEYFIRIEEPMGCTIDPDYTMCTYSPEYQGSSGSFLSESADSGECMACPSQAQNMGVGPYWSDDIHKSDVYDSNDSSPAISLTMEPLLGQVLHNSPLRAWESSHYVSYKDRDGGYYYDPSPSLGIDHYLTGGEQSGDHPQESWXSRSLRQALGELENPLGITPSAGNPPEQAYRDPYLDTSHTSIIGKNVSGGYYDMMGSLRKTMPSHTRHNNHSVSINMDTEGVLFIGHRDSVSEEEEEEEEDIFVERYTCNTWPSKHRHSSAGCNRRASHSCRPDTYVDFYYTMPSTDIEDSWPEDHSLAFHSLPKPINYPETHQAKDNSACLSLSKHHAAVPLDKCNTYIYLCHEGEAPAPVSGELCHSCFVEPLSGLLVRDNSYSHNYIHSNYIAEKIVDTHCSEEMINLSPAPGGPNVARTSTTKNEVSGELYIDLAREETSLKKKREKNLIMQKTPEHKIQEVTLTQLIAPPADNMHVMVVLADAESEESHAGDSGVGRGSSSVCVADILDCSDDDITDDVTDVTSGIFVDDCSELNMSPALKTLQKQVGTPDSMDSVDLPPATGPCEDFSPASCHPSSSPKAMDSGYDTENNESPEFVPKESHESREQGVEKLTLDTSPEEEEFLEEEEEVLEEEEEILEEEEEVLEEDEEVEVLEEEEEILEEEEEVLEEEEEILEEEEEVLEEDEEVEVLEEEVLEEEEEVLEEEVEAKVMLAEDEPSLDQDLNSETPHSGEHMFLPLSDETPHRDSAYFSDYENERQARDEQEEQSERRRGEEERDEKRRDEDEESKDTAAETEMEEYVTEEYDHEEELLLPLDSSGAASLTEGTLDEWPSQEESSSLGDWAAEVVGAMEEALGALHGDCSHKDEEEDEEEEEEVKTNSSETSETTEEPVIKTIQNRTPGEFTHFLPKDEVALQHTANARRFSSSSPPPPSMPPLLKATGSQGTPADGEEADEEDGDTDDSEESDDELQPCGGEESEDECQLVPIVVSDNSDAYKLRSLLKTITAEKMEEEPERRRKTVSFFDDVTVYLFDQESPTKELSELSLPVAAEGQKVRGQNASDDSDGNISEESAAYEWDDDDFPLFPLPTSSVTSQSPPILATHSSTPKAPAARAQLSRFTITHISDSDSAGGSGEE; this comes from the exons atgaaggtgatgaagatgctgctgctcctcttcctcgtctccTCAGCTGTTTTCAGCTGCTGTCTCGCGCTCAGCTCTCATTTCAGTGCAG ATGGCGCTGCGCTCAGTGAGCTGTCCTGGACGTCGTCCCTGGCCGCGGTGTCCATCTCCTTCTCTGCACTCTTCACCCTCGTCTTCCTCATGTTGGCCTGTGTCTGCTGCAGGAAGAACAAAGTCCGcttcaag GAGTTTAAGAACGTGGACGGCGATGACTTCCACGGCGACACACGTCTGGCATCGCCGACGTCGCAGGGCAGCCCCGACGTCTACATCCTGCCCCTCACTGAGGTGTCACTGCCGGTCGCTAAGCAACCAGTTCGAGCAG ttcaACTCCTGAAGTCAGCAGAAATCTGTCGTCACAATCTGCTTTACCTGAGAGACATCG CCTCCTCGTTCCCTCTCCTGGAGCAGTTCTCAGCAGGTGATGGCTTCCATTCAGAGTCT GGGGATGATGTGCTAACGGTCACTGAAACCAGCAATGGCTTGAACTTTGAGTATAAGTGGGAGCAGGCCAGAGCAGAGCAAGACTCCTCGAGTGGCCTCGGTCATTGTCAGGAAGGATTTTACCCTCTGGG GGCGATGTTGCTAGGAGGCTGCTCTCTGCAGAGTCTCAGTCATGGAGTTTCTCCTTCTTACTACCACACAGAACATCTACATGCTCCTGGTGTACTTCCTGTCCTCAGTGCCCACAGCCCCTCAGTGAGCAGTGAATACTTCATCCGCATTGAGGAGCCAATGGGTTGTACCATTGATCCGGACTATACCATGTGCACCTACAGCCCAGAGTACCAGGGCAGCAGCGGGAGCTTCCTCAGTGAGAGTGCAGACTCTGGTGAGTGCATGGCCTGCCCGTCACAGGCTCAGAACATGGGTGTCGGTCCTTATTGGTCAGATGACATCCACAAATCAGATGTGTACGACTCCAATGACTCCAGTCCTGCGATCTCCCTGACAATGGAGCCGCTTTTAGGACAAGTGTTGCATAACAGCCCTCTACGAGCCTGGGAGTCCAGCCATTACGTGTCCTATAAGGACAGAGATGGTGGTTACTACTACGATCCCTCACCGTCTTTAGGAATAGATCACTATCTGACTGGAGGAGAGCAGTCAGGTGATCATCCTCAGGAAAGCT GCTCAAGAAGTTTGCGTCAAGCCTTGGGTGAGCTGGAAAACCCGTTGGGTATAACGCCCTCTGCAGGCAAtccacctgaacaggcctacaGAGATCCATACCTGGACACAAGTCACACCTCCATCATCGGAAAGAATGTCAGTGGAGGTTACTATGACATGATGGGCTCGCTGAGGAAGACCATGCCCAGTCATACAAGACACAACAACCACTCTGTCAGCATCAACATGGACACAGAGGGGGTGCTCTTCATCGGGCACAGGGACAGCgtttcagaagaagaagaagaagaagaagaggacatttttgtgGAGAGATATACCTGCAACACCTGGCCTTCAAAACACCGCCACAGCAGCGCAGGTTGCAACAGACGGGCGAGTCACAGCTGCAGACCGGACACTTACGTGGATTTCTACTACACAATGCCGAGTACAGACATCGAAGACTCGTGGCCAGAAGATCATAGCCTGGCTTTCCACTCTCTACCCAAACCTATCAACTATCCTGAGACCCACCAGGCCAAAGACAACAGTGCCTGCCTAAGCCTGAGCAAACACCACGCAGCGGTGCCTTTAGACAAGTGCAACACCTACATCTACCTGTGCCACGAGGGGGAGGCTCCAGCACCAGTGTCCGGAGAGCTCTGCCACTCGTGCTTTGTTGAGCCACTGTCCGGCTTGTTAGTCAGAGACAACAGCTACAGTCACAACTATATTCACAGCAACTACATCGCAGAGAAGATCGTCGACACCCACTGCAGTGAGGAGATGATCAACCTCTCGCCGGCTCCGGGAGGTCCTAATGTGGCCAGAACCTCCACGACAAAGAACGAGGTGAGTGGAGAGCTTTATATCGACCTCGCACGAGAGGAAACCTCTCTCaaaaagaagagggagaaaaatcTTATCATGCAAAAAACACCAGAGCATAAAATACAAGAGGTGACACTGACTCAGCTCATAGCGCCTCCTGCTGACAACATGCACGTAATGGTGGTTCTCGCCGATGCGGAGTCAGAGGAGAGTCACGCTGGAGACAGTGGTGTCGGCCGAGGGAgctccagtgtttgtgttgctgatATCCTTGACTGCAGTGACGATGACATCacagatgatgtcactgatgttacCTCAGGAATCTTTGTTGATGACTGCAGTGAGCTGAACATGTCTCCTGCCCTGAAGACATTACAGAAGCAGGTGGGAACTCCTGACTCCATGGACTCAGTGGATCTACCACCTGCAACTGGACCTTGTGAAGATTTTAGCCCCGCCTCCTGTCATCCTTCCAGCTCACCTAAAGCTATGGATAGTGGCtatgacactgaaaacaatgaaagTCCTGAGTTTGTGCCTAAAGAGTCTCATGAATCCCGCGAACAAGGTGTGGAAAAGCTCACCCTTGATACAAGCCCGGAGGAAGAAGAGttcctggaggaggaagaagaggtcctggaagaggaggaagagatcctggaggaggaagaagaggtcctggaggaggatgaagaggtagAGGtcctggaggaagaggaagagatcctggaggaggaagaagaggtcctggaagaggaggaagagatcctggaggaggaagaagaggtcctggaggaggatgaagaggtagAGGTCCTGGAGGAAGAggtcctggaggaggaggaagaggtcctggaggaggaagtggaggccAAAGTCATGCTCGCAGAAGATGAACCATCACTGGATCAAGACTTGAACTCAGAAACCCCCCACAGTGGTGAGCACATGTTTTTACCGCTCAGTGATGAGACTCCACACCGAGACTCTGCTTACTTCTCAGACTACGAGAATGAGAGGCAGGCGAGGGATGAACAGGAAGAACaatcagagagaagaagaggtgaagaagagagggaTGAGAAAAGGAGGGATGAAGATGAGGAATCTAAAGAcactgcagcagagacagagatggaggaaTATGTGACAGAAGAGTACGACCATGAAGAAGAGCTGCTTCTGCCTCTGGATTCTTCTGGTGCAGCCTCACTCACAGAGGGGACACTGGACGAATGGCCGTCCCAGGAGGAGAGCTCGTCTCTGGGGGACTGGGCAGCTGAGGTGGTGGGAGCCATGGAGGAAGCTCTTGGAGCTTTGCATGGAGATTGTTCTCACAAGGAcgaagaggaagacgaggaagaagaagaggaggtcaAGACAAACTCCAGTGAAACCTCAGAAACAACAGAAGAGCCAGTGATCAAGACAATCCAAAACAGAACACCAGGTGAATTCACGCACTTTTTACCAAAAGATGAGGTGGCGCTGCAGCACACGGCAAACGCCAggcgtttttcttcttcttctcctccgcCTCCGTCCATGCCTCCTCTGCTCAAAGCAACAGGAAGCCAAGGAACTCCAGCCGATGGGGAGGAGGCAGACGAGGAGGACGGTGACACCGACGACAGCGAAGAGTCCGATGACGAGCTGCAACCATGCGGTGGCGAGGAGAGCGAGGACGAGTGTCAGCTGGTTCCCATCGTGGTGAGCGACAACAGCGACGCCTACAAACTGCGAAGTCTCCTCAAGACGATCACAGcggagaagatggaggaggagccaGAACGCAGGAGGAAGACGGTGTCCttctttgatgatgtcacagtttaCCTCTTTGATCAA GAGAGTCCGACGAAGGAGCTGTCAGAGCTCAGCCTTCCTGTAGCAGCAGAAGGtcagaaggtcagaggtcagaacgCCTCCGACGACTCTGATGGAAACATTTCTGAAGAGA